The Myxococcaceae bacterium JPH2 genome has a window encoding:
- a CDS encoding serine/threonine protein kinase produces MNSESWPRVCGPFELLERLGQGGNAEVFRARFREGPHQGLHVALKRVRPERLRDAEAREQLLHEAELARCLRHPHIVGFVAYGELPDGGYLALELVEGTDLGKVLAQCRRRRIELPIDISVLIVRQVLEALAHAHAATSSTGRPLAVVHCDVSPHNVLLSREGEVKLADFGVARSRVATAAMDSRRLGKQAYRSPELLAGEVSVAVDLWATAVLLYELLSLESPFPSGPADEVDASIRGGRVTPVRMRVPEVSDALALVLDRALAPSPAQRFASAEQFARALAALSDDRVATPLAVAAVVRGLMGPEAARD; encoded by the coding sequence GTGAACTCGGAGTCCTGGCCGCGCGTCTGCGGCCCCTTCGAGCTGCTGGAGCGGCTGGGCCAGGGCGGCAACGCCGAGGTGTTCCGCGCGCGGTTTCGCGAGGGGCCGCACCAGGGTCTGCACGTGGCGCTCAAGCGCGTGCGTCCCGAGCGGCTCAGGGACGCGGAGGCGCGCGAGCAGCTGCTGCACGAGGCCGAGCTGGCCCGCTGCCTGCGCCATCCGCACATCGTCGGCTTCGTGGCGTACGGCGAGCTGCCGGATGGGGGCTACCTGGCGCTGGAGCTGGTGGAGGGCACCGACCTGGGCAAGGTGCTGGCGCAGTGCAGGAGGCGCCGCATCGAGCTGCCCATCGACATCAGCGTGCTCATCGTCCGGCAGGTGCTGGAGGCGCTCGCGCATGCGCACGCGGCCACCAGCTCCACCGGGCGTCCGCTCGCGGTGGTGCACTGCGACGTGTCCCCGCACAACGTGCTGCTGTCCCGTGAGGGAGAGGTGAAGCTCGCCGACTTCGGCGTGGCGCGCTCGCGCGTGGCGACGGCGGCGATGGACTCGCGGCGCCTGGGGAAGCAGGCCTATCGCTCCCCGGAGCTGCTGGCGGGCGAGGTCTCCGTCGCGGTGGACCTCTGGGCGACGGCGGTGCTGCTCTACGAGCTGTTGTCCCTGGAGTCCCCCTTCCCCTCCGGCCCCGCCGACGAAGTGGACGCCTCCATTCGGGGTGGCCGCGTGACGCCCGTGCGCATGCGCGTGCCCGAGGTCTCCGACGCGCTGGCGCTGGTGCTGGACCGAGCGCTCGCGCCCAGCCCGGCGCAGCGCTTCGCCTCGGCGGAGCAGTTCGCGCGGGCCCTGGCGGCGCTCAGCGATGACCGGGTGGCCACGCCCCTGGCCGTGGCCG
- a CDS encoding VWA domain-containing protein, whose protein sequence is MRNWIRLLSGPLLAAALLAGCGGDDPPINPPPGPDVDGGVDAGIDAGHVDEDAGVIVDPDPDPGKVPTDVENKNNANLDSDCDGLTDQEEFSTVYANGLKTDPGLRDTDGDGIRDGVELGRTTTVSTDPSCVFRGDADPTTRTSPVKVDTDGDGLPDGLEDANRNGKRDTTETDPNAVDSDGDGLADGVEDANKNGSVSPGETDPRLRDTDNDGLADDVELRTKTDPLKPDTDGDTCRDGDEDKNHNGVKDANESDPRLAGDCAATVLDSDFDGIPDSVESATGTDPKNNDTDGDGVSDGIEDENHNGRVDTNETDPRLTDSDCDGLQDGPGRNGFLGEDPNSNGKVDQGETDPTNPDTDGDGLSDGLERGVATSAAPRTNCGYKGDADPTTKTDPLDNDSDNDGIQDGAEDSNQNGKADPGELDPRNPADGASSTPAGRACSTQNLRTVSFKEDSGVDVRLALPNTFKTANMVDVKDSANRTVGIIGWDDTKQVTFIAYKRGQVGSSTTPAADETGIRAAVPELNAAVTEFTQTFKTWDGFNALAARYTQANTSDLKTFTNTLARGLVPTSTGALAGAAGIAGPFKVQAQYVHRSDKSVLTVIAITPASKYNDAGSLFSMADTAGGTALAQFGDADAVQCEVFTANQAVVDFLFVVDDSGSMAASQAYLADAATAVANKLSNSTLDWRVGMVTTSYLTAGKDNTDVLRPFTNNIQQFKGWLTKDAVCNNQVCAVKSTTTPTTYTPITGTTCVDNKQCWVGTGGDARERLLESARAAINKATAGGAADTQIRANAQVAVVLLTDTRDQSDDKLNSTIQDYTQFFLNTGITAGATKNPLNRPIQLHGIICPPDGAKCDSSEDNTNPRHLDVIQNTGGVYGSIRDSTSITNTINAIVDSVIASVGYKTLKPPIGASMKVAVAEVANATTCPTIGDIPRSRVNGFDVDGINGTVSFYGACRPKTPGTTQSAVSYRYWVDRTTGTDGNPPPCSSDTGYYDPSQADFCKGPLVCNRATDKCECPADCGTTGSPGQVCNTDRDVCKYSCAPDCGGACGTFETCNSATCACTCVQTASCAAGFKFDANACGCVCDTGALNCGAHYQADANACACVCKPQCGGCGPNEVCNQNTCVCEKPIG, encoded by the coding sequence ATGCGCAATTGGATCCGACTCCTCTCCGGCCCCTTGCTGGCAGCTGCGCTGCTGGCCGGGTGCGGCGGTGATGACCCACCCATCAATCCCCCTCCAGGCCCCGACGTTGACGGTGGCGTCGACGCGGGCATCGACGCTGGGCACGTCGACGAAGATGCCGGCGTCATCGTTGACCCCGATCCGGACCCGGGCAAGGTCCCCACGGACGTCGAAAACAAGAACAACGCGAACCTGGACTCGGACTGTGACGGTCTGACGGACCAGGAAGAGTTCTCGACCGTGTACGCGAACGGCCTGAAGACGGATCCAGGCCTGCGCGACACCGACGGCGACGGCATCCGCGATGGCGTGGAGCTGGGTCGCACGACGACGGTTTCCACCGACCCGAGCTGCGTCTTCCGCGGTGATGCGGACCCCACGACGCGCACCTCGCCGGTGAAGGTGGACACAGACGGTGACGGACTCCCGGATGGCCTCGAGGACGCCAACCGCAACGGCAAGCGCGACACCACCGAGACGGACCCCAACGCGGTGGACTCGGACGGTGACGGACTGGCGGACGGCGTCGAGGACGCCAACAAGAACGGCTCGGTGAGCCCCGGCGAGACCGACCCGCGCCTGCGCGACACGGACAATGACGGCCTCGCGGATGACGTGGAGCTGCGCACCAAGACGGATCCGCTCAAGCCGGACACCGACGGCGACACCTGCCGCGATGGCGACGAGGACAAGAACCACAACGGCGTGAAGGACGCCAACGAGTCGGATCCGCGCCTCGCGGGCGACTGCGCGGCCACCGTCCTTGACTCGGACTTTGATGGCATCCCGGACAGCGTCGAGTCCGCCACGGGCACGGACCCCAAGAACAACGACACGGACGGCGACGGCGTGTCGGACGGCATCGAGGACGAGAACCACAACGGTCGCGTGGACACGAACGAGACCGACCCGCGCCTGACGGACTCGGACTGCGACGGCCTGCAGGATGGCCCGGGCCGCAACGGCTTCCTGGGCGAGGACCCCAACTCGAACGGCAAGGTGGACCAGGGCGAGACCGACCCGACCAACCCCGACACGGACGGCGACGGCCTGTCGGACGGCCTGGAGCGTGGCGTGGCCACGTCCGCGGCCCCGCGCACCAACTGCGGCTACAAGGGCGACGCGGACCCCACCACGAAGACGGATCCGCTCGACAACGACTCGGACAACGACGGCATCCAGGACGGCGCCGAGGACTCCAACCAGAACGGCAAGGCGGACCCGGGCGAGCTGGATCCGCGCAACCCCGCGGACGGCGCGTCTTCCACGCCAGCGGGCCGCGCGTGCAGCACGCAGAACCTGCGCACAGTGAGCTTCAAGGAGGACAGCGGCGTGGACGTGCGCCTGGCGCTGCCCAACACCTTCAAGACCGCCAACATGGTGGACGTGAAGGACTCGGCCAACCGCACCGTGGGCATCATCGGCTGGGATGACACCAAGCAGGTGACGTTCATCGCCTACAAGCGGGGCCAGGTGGGCAGCAGCACGACGCCCGCGGCGGACGAGACGGGCATCCGCGCGGCCGTGCCGGAGCTGAACGCGGCGGTGACGGAGTTCACCCAGACGTTCAAGACGTGGGACGGCTTCAACGCGCTGGCCGCGCGCTACACGCAGGCCAACACCTCGGACCTCAAGACGTTCACCAACACGCTGGCGCGGGGCCTGGTTCCCACGAGCACGGGCGCGCTGGCGGGCGCCGCGGGCATCGCGGGGCCGTTCAAGGTGCAGGCGCAGTACGTCCACCGCTCGGACAAGAGCGTGCTGACCGTCATCGCCATCACCCCGGCCTCCAAGTACAACGACGCGGGCAGCCTCTTCTCCATGGCGGACACGGCGGGCGGCACGGCGCTGGCGCAGTTCGGTGACGCGGACGCCGTGCAGTGCGAGGTCTTCACCGCCAACCAGGCGGTGGTGGACTTCCTCTTCGTGGTGGACGACAGCGGCTCCATGGCCGCCTCCCAGGCGTACCTGGCGGACGCGGCCACGGCCGTGGCCAACAAGCTGAGCAACTCCACGCTGGACTGGCGCGTGGGCATGGTGACGACCAGCTACCTCACGGCGGGCAAGGACAACACCGACGTGCTGCGGCCCTTCACCAACAACATCCAGCAGTTCAAGGGGTGGCTGACCAAGGACGCGGTCTGCAACAACCAGGTGTGCGCGGTGAAGTCCACCACGACGCCGACGACGTACACGCCGATCACCGGAACCACCTGCGTGGACAACAAGCAGTGCTGGGTGGGCACCGGCGGTGATGCCCGCGAGCGCCTCCTGGAGTCCGCGCGCGCGGCCATCAACAAGGCGACGGCGGGTGGCGCGGCGGACACGCAGATTCGCGCCAACGCCCAGGTGGCGGTGGTGCTGCTGACCGACACGCGCGACCAGTCCGACGACAAGCTGAACAGCACGATTCAGGACTACACGCAGTTCTTCCTGAACACGGGCATCACGGCGGGCGCGACGAAGAACCCGCTCAACCGTCCCATCCAGCTCCACGGCATCATCTGCCCGCCGGATGGCGCGAAGTGCGACTCGTCCGAGGACAACACCAACCCGCGCCACCTGGACGTCATCCAGAACACGGGCGGCGTCTACGGCAGCATCCGTGACTCCACGTCCATCACCAACACCATCAACGCCATCGTGGACAGCGTCATCGCCTCCGTGGGCTACAAGACGCTGAAGCCGCCCATTGGCGCCTCCATGAAGGTGGCGGTGGCGGAGGTGGCCAACGCCACCACGTGCCCGACGATTGGTGACATCCCGCGCAGCCGCGTGAACGGCTTCGACGTGGACGGCATCAACGGCACCGTGTCCTTCTACGGCGCGTGCCGTCCGAAGACCCCGGGCACCACGCAGTCGGCCGTGTCGTACCGCTACTGGGTTGACCGCACCACGGGGACGGACGGCAACCCGCCGCCGTGCTCGTCGGACACGGGCTACTACGACCCGTCGCAGGCGGACTTCTGCAAGGGGCCGCTCGTCTGCAACCGCGCCACGGACAAGTGCGAGTGCCCGGCGGACTGCGGCACCACGGGCTCGCCGGGGCAGGTCTGCAACACCGACCGCGACGTCTGCAAGTACAGCTGCGCTCCGGACTGCGGCGGCGCGTGCGGCACCTTCGAGACGTGCAACTCGGCCACCTGCGCGTGCACCTGCGTGCAGACGGCCTCGTGCGCGGCGGGCTTCAAGTTCGACGCGAACGCGTGCGGCTGTGTCTGCGACACCGGCGCGCTGAACTGCGGAGCGCACTACCAGGCGGACGCCAACGCGTGCGCCTGCGTCTGCAAGCCGCAGTGCGGTGGCTGCGGCCCGAACGAGGTCTGCAACCAGAACACCTGCGTCTGCGAGAAGCCCATCGGTTGA
- a CDS encoding TIGR02266 family protein, producing the protein MPVFGLAAIWSGGASPGEAAAVLERLGQTLPATQALHLVLALHEDSAALELKVEVPGYPRAAVERLAEDIQRSGGTFIELWRLPKTERDALRARTLSGGTSYLGDERTGAAKALLQHLESLKDRKPRARPPAPEPASPPSSPPQRRGRRFAVKLELEFRTELDFVREHALNISNGGLFVRTAHRPPPDSIVTVDVRLPDGQRLQGEAVVAHVLDEPYSGGVGLTFLSDDSSFSRTLDDYLASLARGNRT; encoded by the coding sequence GTGCCTGTCTTCGGTCTCGCGGCGATCTGGAGTGGAGGAGCCTCACCGGGGGAAGCAGCCGCCGTCCTAGAGAGACTCGGACAGACGCTGCCAGCCACACAGGCCCTGCACCTGGTGCTCGCGCTGCACGAGGACTCCGCCGCGCTGGAGCTGAAGGTGGAAGTGCCAGGCTATCCGCGCGCCGCCGTGGAGCGGCTCGCCGAGGACATCCAGCGCAGCGGCGGCACCTTCATCGAGCTGTGGCGCCTGCCCAAGACCGAGCGCGATGCCCTGCGAGCACGAACCCTGAGTGGAGGCACGTCATACCTGGGGGATGAGCGCACGGGTGCGGCGAAGGCGCTCCTCCAACACCTGGAATCCCTGAAGGATCGCAAACCCCGCGCGCGCCCTCCAGCGCCCGAACCCGCGTCGCCGCCCTCCAGTCCTCCGCAGCGACGGGGCCGGCGGTTCGCGGTGAAGCTGGAGCTGGAGTTCCGCACGGAGCTGGATTTCGTGCGGGAGCACGCGCTGAACATCTCCAACGGCGGCCTGTTCGTGCGCACGGCCCACCGCCCTCCTCCGGACAGCATCGTCACCGTGGACGTGCGCCTGCCGGACGGCCAGCGATTGCAGGGCGAGGCGGTGGTGGCGCACGTGCTGGACGAGCCGTACTCGGGAGGCGTGGGGCTGACGTTCCTGAGTGACGACTCGAGCTTCTCGCGGACGCTCGACGACTACCTGGCGAGCCTGGCCCGAGGAAACCGGACGTGA
- a CDS encoding peptidase M14 has product MLLPALVAVALTQAPPPLTTLSEQSGWLRTGRAAESEALCRAFAKAYPGKAKCDTVGTTPEGRPILALIASADGTLTPAAARKKNRPVVFFQGGIHAGEIDGKDAGYWLLRDLLSGKEQPDVLKGVTAVFVPIFNVDGHERFGANNRPNQRGPEEMGFRVTGQGYNLNRDYIKAEAPEMGALLTYLNAWDPLVYLDLHVTDGAKFEHDVSVSLEPQKGGPESLRPLGVKLREDLFQVLESEGHLPVEFYPSFRQDDDPASGFAYGIAPPRFSHGYWLQQGRFGVLVETHSWKPYAHRVKTTRDILASMLQQVARNGAALQAAVKAEDARAESGQVKEAVLSWEATQKNHPIAFRGYAYERGLSDLSGQQWVRYDESKPQVWTVPYFDEVKPGLTVSLPAGGYLIPPAYAAWAAQKLTAHGLRFERLTKPLSPTDVEVFRATDVQFNARSFEGRQGAVLKGAWTRESRAIPAGTLYVPTAQKGVQLVAHILEPTGADSWAAWGLFNNAFEQKEYIEDYVVEPFARELLAKDARVKAEWEERLKDPAFAKDPRARLRFFAERHPAFDPAFRLYPVFRMSAAPTAPTAAR; this is encoded by the coding sequence ATGCTCCTGCCCGCACTCGTCGCTGTGGCGCTCACCCAGGCGCCTCCTCCCCTCACGACCCTCTCCGAACAAAGCGGCTGGCTGCGCACCGGCCGCGCCGCCGAGTCCGAGGCGCTGTGCCGCGCCTTCGCCAAGGCCTACCCGGGCAAGGCGAAGTGCGACACCGTGGGCACCACGCCCGAGGGACGTCCGATTCTCGCGCTCATCGCCAGCGCGGATGGAACGCTGACGCCCGCCGCCGCGCGCAAGAAGAACCGGCCCGTCGTCTTCTTCCAGGGCGGCATCCACGCGGGCGAAATCGACGGCAAGGACGCGGGCTACTGGCTCCTGCGCGACCTGCTCTCCGGCAAGGAGCAGCCGGACGTCCTCAAGGGCGTCACCGCCGTCTTCGTCCCCATCTTCAACGTGGACGGCCACGAGCGCTTCGGCGCCAACAACCGGCCCAACCAGCGCGGCCCCGAGGAGATGGGCTTCCGCGTCACGGGCCAGGGCTACAACCTCAACCGCGACTACATCAAGGCGGAGGCGCCCGAGATGGGCGCGCTGCTCACGTACCTCAACGCGTGGGATCCGCTCGTGTACCTGGACCTGCACGTCACGGACGGCGCCAAGTTCGAGCACGACGTGTCCGTCTCGCTGGAGCCGCAGAAGGGTGGCCCCGAGTCGCTGCGCCCGCTGGGCGTCAAGCTGCGCGAGGACCTCTTCCAGGTGCTGGAGTCCGAGGGCCACCTGCCCGTGGAGTTCTACCCGTCGTTCCGCCAGGACGATGACCCGGCCAGCGGCTTCGCGTACGGCATCGCCCCGCCGCGCTTCAGCCACGGCTACTGGCTGCAGCAGGGCCGCTTCGGAGTCCTGGTGGAGACGCACTCGTGGAAGCCCTACGCGCACCGCGTGAAGACCACGCGCGACATCCTCGCCAGCATGCTCCAGCAGGTGGCGCGCAACGGCGCCGCGCTCCAGGCCGCGGTGAAGGCGGAGGACGCCCGCGCCGAGTCCGGTCAGGTGAAGGAGGCGGTGCTCTCCTGGGAGGCGACGCAGAAGAACCACCCCATCGCCTTCCGCGGCTACGCGTATGAGCGCGGCCTGTCCGACCTGTCCGGCCAGCAGTGGGTCCGCTACGACGAGTCCAAGCCGCAGGTGTGGACCGTGCCTTATTTCGACGAGGTGAAGCCCGGGCTCACCGTGTCGCTGCCCGCGGGCGGCTACCTGATTCCTCCCGCGTACGCGGCCTGGGCGGCGCAGAAGCTCACCGCGCACGGGCTGCGCTTCGAGCGGCTCACGAAGCCCCTCTCGCCCACCGACGTGGAGGTCTTCCGCGCCACCGACGTCCAGTTCAACGCCCGGTCCTTCGAGGGACGCCAGGGCGCGGTGCTCAAGGGCGCGTGGACGCGCGAGTCGCGCGCCATCCCCGCTGGCACGCTCTACGTCCCGACCGCGCAGAAGGGCGTGCAACTCGTGGCGCACATCCTGGAGCCCACGGGCGCCGACTCGTGGGCGGCCTGGGGCCTGTTCAACAACGCGTTCGAGCAGAAGGAGTACATCGAGGACTACGTGGTGGAGCCCTTCGCGCGCGAGCTGCTGGCGAAGGACGCCCGCGTGAAGGCCGAGTGGGAGGAGCGCCTCAAGGACCCGGCCTTCGCCAAGGACCCGCGCGCCCGCCTGCGCTTCTTCGCCGAGCGGCACCCCGCCTTCGACCCGGCCTTCCGCCTGTACCCGGTGTTCCGCATGAGCGCGGCGCCCACCGCGCCCACCGCCGCGCGCTAG